A genomic segment from Epinephelus fuscoguttatus linkage group LG17, E.fuscoguttatus.final_Chr_v1 encodes:
- the si:ch211-57n23.1 gene encoding uncharacterized protein si:ch211-57n23.1: MLQGAVSRAVLCLSCSLLLVGVCSPAEGAAAAGPVTTLPLEQLSGEPDFEDGEWGSGSSLLHLLHSFPADSPFITETPGKPVNCTQRFWLPPSSAICWENIAGPKEFAKSRLLVLQNRAALQAVSTTSGVEEGGLSYENQAREEVQGIISDHLSMVETMETMEKVFVSLEEKRKEGTERGVLTSMKEHLADTKDAIEGREHMANILENKFSTLENNLLNMQFRLNKLILQ; the protein is encoded by the exons ATGCTCCAGGGGGCAGTGAGCAGGGCCGTGCTCTGCCTGTCCTGCTCCCTCCTGCTGGTGGGGGTCTGCTCCCCAGCGGAGGGTGCAGCGGCAGCGGGGCCTGTTACTACTCTTCCCCTTGAACAACTGTCTGGAGAACCCGACTTTGAGGACGGGGAGTGGGGCTCTGGATCATCTCTTCTGCACCTGCTACACAGCTTCCCTGCTGACAGCCCCTTCATAACAGAGACCCCAGGAAAACCAGTCAACTGCACCCAACGCTTCTGGTTACCACCGTCCTCTGCGATCTGCTGGGAAAACATAGCTGGACCCAAGGAGTTTGCCAAGTCCCGTCTGCTTGTTCTCCAGAACAGGGCTGCCCTGCAGGCTGTGTCCACCACCAgcggggtggaggagggagggctcTCCTATGAAAATCAAGCCAGAGAGGAGGTCCAGGGGATCATCTCAGACCACCTGAGTATGGTAGAGACTATGGAGACCATGGAGAAGGTGTTTGTCTCtttggaggagaagaggaaagagGGGACAGAGCGGGGGGTCCTCACAAG TATGAAGGAGCACCTGGCTGACACAAAGGACGCCATAGAGGGAAGAGAGCACATGGCAAACATCCTGGAGAATAAGTTTTCTACTTTAGAGAATAATCTGCTCAACATGCAGTTTAGACTCAACAAACTCATCCTACAGTGA
- the chrac1 gene encoding chromatin accessibility complex protein 1 yields the protein MKMSQNTPDKDDQTSANKKLISLPISRVRLIMKSSPDVSSINQDALFLTTKATELFVQHLALASFNNGTGKETNSLSYTDLANTAEETETFHFLTDILPKKILARDYLKSLEQMQEDDDADF from the exons ATGAAGATGTCTCAAAATACCCCCGACAAAGACGACCAAACATCAGCCAACAAAAAACTCATCTCGCTCCCAATATCCAGAGTGAGGTTGATAATGAAGAGCTCCCCCGACGTGTCCAGCATCAACCAGGACGCTCTCTTCCTCACCACCAAGGCGACA GAGCTGTTTGTGCAGCACTTGGCTCTGGCTTCATTCAACAACGGCACCGGGAAGGAAACCAACTCTCTGTCATACACCGACCTGGCTAACACCGCAGAGGAGACGGAGACTTTCCACTTTCTAACAG ACATCCTGCCGAAGAAGATCTTGGCTCGAGATTACCTCAAATCTCTGGAGCAAATGCAAGAAGATGACGATGCTGACTTTTAA
- the gatad1 gene encoding GATA zinc finger domain-containing protein 1: MPLGLKPCCAVCKTNSSSMWKKGNQGEILCNNCTGKSSSGGASGPSMSSNTQPSNGGGKQSKQEIHRRSARLRSTKYKAPASEKKVSTKGKGRRHIFKLKNPIKAPESVATIITSESVFYKGVYYQTGDVIRVTDEEDGKSYYAQIRGFVQDQYCEKSAALTWLIPTQASPKDLFDPGTYIVGPEEDLPRKMEFLEFVCHAPSEYFKSRSSPFPTIPIRPEKGYIWTHIGPTPALTVKESVSGSS, encoded by the exons ATGCCGCTGGGTTTGAAACCAtgctgtgctgtgtgcaaaaCTAACTCTTCCTCGATGTGGAAGAAAGGAAACCAGGGGGAGATCCTCTGCAACAACTGCACAGGGAAGAGCAGCAGTGGCGGAGCATCAGGACCCTCCATGTCCTCCAACACTCAGCCCAGCAATGGCGGGGGGAAGCAG TCTAAACAGGAGATCCACAGGAGGTCGGCACGACTGAGAAGCACCAAGTACAAAGCTCCTGCATCTGAAAAGAAGGTGTCAACAAAAGGAAAAGGGAGAAGACACATATTCAAACTCAAAAAT CCAATCAAAGCACCTGAATCAGTCGCAACAATCATCACGTCAGAATCAGTATTTTATAAG GGTGTATACTACCAGACAGGAGATGTGATCAGAGTAACAGATGAGGAAGACGGGAAGTCGTACTATGCTCAGATCCGAGGCTTCGTCCAGGACCAGTACTGTGAAAAGAGTGCTGCACTGACCTGGTTGATCCCCACACAGGCCAGCCCAAAGGACCTGTTTGATCCTGGGACATACATCGTTG GGCCAGAGGAGGATCTGCCCAGAAAGATGGAGTTCCTGGAGTTTGTGTGTCACGCCCCCTCTGAATATTTCAAGTCCCGGAGCTCTCCGTTCCCAACCATCCCTATCCGACCAGAAAAAGGCTACATCTGGACCCACATAGGACCCACACCAGCCCTCACTGTCAAagagtctgtcagtggcagcAGTTAA
- the LOC125904997 gene encoding naked cuticle-like protein 3 isoform X1 — MGKFQSKLASRRRQSPEGGSLASNVLTCQRELESTHKTKLTENLYVELRVNKSNHNCNLHVPLPQKKTPDGGNSVHFQVHKQTKTNSRAGVTECNALPDEDTQQEWVFTLYNFDNSGKVTKDDMSSLIHSMYEVLEGSIKQPYGDTTPLKIKLVVTPSADPEKLSEIAAEKEQSVSQEGGTSVRRLYCVDENIERRNHYLDLAGIENYTSKFDNTESPSQEPSQGGHSALKHHPVVIRENCISPDSPRGLSIPHSLKSKAMSVGRDRNGVEGKSCRLHGHHPASWCHPSQSQPAAHGVPLQRAQSKRLRSRVQAAASPLRPTPGGDRDIYSNLQPSCRALASPARRHEHHHHHEHHHHHHHHYHPS, encoded by the exons ATGGGCAAATTCCAGTCCAAACTTG CTTCGAGACGTAGACAGAGTCCTGAAG GTGGTAGTTTGGCTTCCAATGTGCTGACCTGTCAGAGAGAGCTGGAGAGCACCCACAAAACCAAACTGACAGAG AACTTGTACGTAGAATTGAGGGTGAACAAGTCTAACCATAACTGCAACCTCCATG TGCCTCTTCCACAAAAGAAGACACCTGATGGAGGTAACAGCGTCCACTTCCAGGTCCATAAACAGACAAAGACGAACAGCCGGGCTGGT GTCACAGAGTGTAACGCGCTGCCTGACGAGGACACGCAGCAGGAGTGGGTCTTCACACTGTACAACTTTGACAACAGTGGCAAAGTCACCAAAGAC GACATGTCCAGTCTGATACACTCCATGTATGAGGTCCTTGAGGGGTCAATAAAGCAGCCGTACGGTGACACCACACCCCTGAAGATAAAACTAGTTGTAACTCCGTCAGCTGACCCAGAGAAGCTCTCAGAAATAG CGGCAGAGAAGGAGCAGAGTGTGTCTCAGGAGGGAGGAACCTCAGTAAGACGACTTTATTGCGTGGATGAAAACATAGAGCGCAGAAACCACTACCTGGATCTAGCTGGCATTGAAAACTATACCTCCAAGTTTGACAATACAG AATCTCCCTCTCAGGAGCCCAGTCAGGGTGGTCACTCTGCTCTTAAGCACCACCCTGTGGTGATCAGAGAGAACTGCATCTCCCCTGACTCTCCCAGAGGCCTCTCGATCCCCCATTCCCTGAAAAGCAAGGCCATGTCAGTGGGGAGAGACAGGAATGGAGTAGAGGGAAAGTCCTGCAGGTTACATGGTCACCATCCTGCTTCATGGTGCCATCCTTCGCAGTCTCAGCCTGCTGCACACGGCGTCCCCCTGCAACGTGCTCAAAGCAAGAGGCTCCGCTCCAGGGTGCAAGCTGCTGCCTCGCCACTGAGACCCACACCAGGGGGAGATAGGGACATATATTCCAACCTTCAGCCATCCTGTAGGGCCCTGGCCTCTCCAGCCCGGAGACATGAGCACCATCACCACCATgagcaccatcatcatcatcaccatcactacCACCCTTCGTAA
- the LOC125904997 gene encoding naked cuticle-like protein 3 isoform X2 encodes MGKFQSKLASRRRQSPEGGSLASNVLTCQRELESTHKTKLTENLYVELRVNKSNHNCNLHVPLPQKKTPDGGNSVHFQVHKQTKTNSRAGDMSSLIHSMYEVLEGSIKQPYGDTTPLKIKLVVTPSADPEKLSEIAAEKEQSVSQEGGTSVRRLYCVDENIERRNHYLDLAGIENYTSKFDNTESPSQEPSQGGHSALKHHPVVIRENCISPDSPRGLSIPHSLKSKAMSVGRDRNGVEGKSCRLHGHHPASWCHPSQSQPAAHGVPLQRAQSKRLRSRVQAAASPLRPTPGGDRDIYSNLQPSCRALASPARRHEHHHHHEHHHHHHHHYHPS; translated from the exons ATGGGCAAATTCCAGTCCAAACTTG CTTCGAGACGTAGACAGAGTCCTGAAG GTGGTAGTTTGGCTTCCAATGTGCTGACCTGTCAGAGAGAGCTGGAGAGCACCCACAAAACCAAACTGACAGAG AACTTGTACGTAGAATTGAGGGTGAACAAGTCTAACCATAACTGCAACCTCCATG TGCCTCTTCCACAAAAGAAGACACCTGATGGAGGTAACAGCGTCCACTTCCAGGTCCATAAACAGACAAAGACGAACAGCCGGGCTGGT GACATGTCCAGTCTGATACACTCCATGTATGAGGTCCTTGAGGGGTCAATAAAGCAGCCGTACGGTGACACCACACCCCTGAAGATAAAACTAGTTGTAACTCCGTCAGCTGACCCAGAGAAGCTCTCAGAAATAG CGGCAGAGAAGGAGCAGAGTGTGTCTCAGGAGGGAGGAACCTCAGTAAGACGACTTTATTGCGTGGATGAAAACATAGAGCGCAGAAACCACTACCTGGATCTAGCTGGCATTGAAAACTATACCTCCAAGTTTGACAATACAG AATCTCCCTCTCAGGAGCCCAGTCAGGGTGGTCACTCTGCTCTTAAGCACCACCCTGTGGTGATCAGAGAGAACTGCATCTCCCCTGACTCTCCCAGAGGCCTCTCGATCCCCCATTCCCTGAAAAGCAAGGCCATGTCAGTGGGGAGAGACAGGAATGGAGTAGAGGGAAAGTCCTGCAGGTTACATGGTCACCATCCTGCTTCATGGTGCCATCCTTCGCAGTCTCAGCCTGCTGCACACGGCGTCCCCCTGCAACGTGCTCAAAGCAAGAGGCTCCGCTCCAGGGTGCAAGCTGCTGCCTCGCCACTGAGACCCACACCAGGGGGAGATAGGGACATATATTCCAACCTTCAGCCATCCTGTAGGGCCCTGGCCTCTCCAGCCCGGAGACATGAGCACCATCACCACCATgagcaccatcatcatcatcaccatcactacCACCCTTCGTAA